The proteins below are encoded in one region of Corynebacterium sphenisci DSM 44792:
- a CDS encoding YhgE/Pip family protein: MKAGNELRRFMRSKMGKATLVSITLMPLLYSALYLWSFWNPFGNLADLPVALVNSDRGAVVDGRAMNAGDEVARGMVDNESLDWHLVSRQDAIEGVRDGTYYFSVELPEDFSEAVTSPAGDAPRQATLQAVYNDRNGYLSTVIGENAMRVVLATVGERIGSQAVDKLLVGMLNAGMGVSMAADGAGQLADGADQLRDGLGELSDGSGQLADGLARNKEGTTALVDGVGRLREGTGQLAEGTGQLRAEVTAATGSFAQLQDDAAALTGTVETAGAAAKAANDGMRGVASGAEAAAGAQGASAERIRALADQLRGVNEPAVQNAVAELDRLADGFAATGIGPDSPLLAEIRDAAKTTGELDYQLNDPASPLQAGLGALAGNSDQIDRLVDGVTRLDEGATQLDDGAAQLADGARRLDDGAAQLLDGGNRLDEGLGTAKDGSVRLADGARELATRLRDGAEQVPKWDPLQRQQLASVMGGPVGVHENNTAGDNTFGAGLAPLFFSMALHVGGLVIFLVLRPLQQRQIGAGVSPLRAAVDGFVPGGIISFCQALAVVFITMAVTPLRPASVLAVLAFAILVALMYGAVNQMLHALLGPGPGRVTSLSFLMVQMVSSGGMYPVETQPQLLSWIHPFMPMTYAVSGFRQVMYGTYDARLGISIAAVLAVIAGSLAITAVAAARDRTWTMSRLHPPIDV, from the coding sequence ATGAAGGCGGGCAACGAACTGCGCCGCTTCATGCGCTCGAAGATGGGCAAGGCCACCCTGGTGTCCATCACCCTGATGCCGCTGCTGTACTCGGCGCTGTACCTGTGGAGCTTCTGGAACCCCTTCGGCAACCTCGCCGATCTGCCGGTGGCCCTGGTCAACTCCGACCGCGGCGCGGTCGTCGACGGCCGGGCGATGAACGCCGGCGACGAGGTCGCCCGCGGCATGGTGGACAACGAGTCCCTGGACTGGCACCTGGTCTCCCGGCAGGACGCGATCGAGGGAGTGCGCGACGGCACCTACTACTTCTCCGTGGAACTGCCCGAGGACTTCTCCGAGGCGGTGACCTCCCCGGCCGGCGACGCCCCCCGGCAGGCCACCCTGCAGGCGGTGTACAACGACCGCAACGGCTACCTGTCCACCGTGATCGGGGAGAACGCGATGCGGGTGGTGCTCGCCACCGTGGGCGAGCGGATCGGCTCCCAGGCGGTGGACAAGCTGCTCGTCGGCATGCTCAACGCCGGGATGGGCGTGTCCATGGCCGCCGACGGCGCCGGGCAGCTCGCCGATGGCGCGGACCAGCTGCGCGATGGCCTGGGCGAGCTCTCCGACGGCTCCGGGCAGCTCGCCGACGGGCTCGCCCGCAACAAGGAGGGCACCACCGCCCTGGTCGACGGGGTCGGCCGGCTGCGCGAGGGCACCGGGCAACTCGCCGAGGGCACCGGGCAGCTGCGCGCCGAGGTCACCGCCGCCACCGGCTCCTTCGCCCAGCTGCAGGACGACGCCGCCGCGCTCACCGGCACCGTGGAGACCGCCGGGGCGGCGGCGAAGGCCGCCAATGACGGGATGCGCGGGGTGGCCTCCGGGGCGGAGGCCGCCGCCGGGGCGCAGGGCGCCTCCGCGGAGCGGATCCGGGCACTGGCCGACCAGCTGCGCGGGGTCAACGAACCCGCCGTGCAGAACGCGGTCGCCGAACTCGACCGCCTCGCCGACGGCTTCGCCGCGACCGGGATCGGCCCGGATTCGCCGCTGCTCGCCGAGATCCGGGATGCGGCGAAGACCACCGGGGAACTGGACTACCAGCTCAACGACCCGGCCAGCCCGCTGCAGGCCGGCCTCGGCGCGCTGGCCGGCAACTCCGATCAGATCGACCGGCTGGTCGACGGGGTGACCCGGCTCGACGAGGGCGCCACCCAGCTCGACGACGGCGCCGCGCAGCTCGCCGACGGCGCCCGGCGGCTCGACGATGGCGCCGCGCAGCTGCTCGACGGCGGCAACCGGCTCGACGAGGGCCTGGGCACCGCCAAGGACGGATCGGTGCGCCTGGCCGACGGGGCCCGGGAGCTGGCCACCCGGCTGCGCGACGGCGCCGAGCAGGTGCCGAAATGGGATCCGCTGCAGCGGCAGCAGCTCGCCAGCGTGATGGGCGGGCCGGTGGGCGTGCACGAGAACAACACCGCCGGGGACAACACCTTCGGCGCGGGCCTGGCCCCGCTGTTCTTCTCCATGGCGCTGCACGTCGGCGGCCTGGTCATCTTCCTGGTGCTGCGCCCCCTGCAGCAGCGCCAGATCGGCGCCGGGGTGAGCCCGCTGCGCGCCGCGGTGGACGGGTTCGTCCCCGGCGGGATCATCTCCTTCTGCCAGGCGCTGGCGGTGGTGTTCATCACCATGGCGGTCACCCCGCTGCGGCCCGCCTCGGTGCTCGCGGTGCTCGCCTTCGCGATCCTGGTGGCCCTGATGTACGGGGCGGTGAACCAGATGCTGCACGCCCTGCTCGGCCCCGGGCCCGGCCGGGTGACCTCGCTGTCCTTCCTCATGGTGCAGATGGTCTCCTCCGGGGGCATGTACCCGGTGGAGACCCAGCCGCAGCTGCTGTCCTGGATCCACCCCTTCATGCCGATGACCTACGCGGTGAGCGGCTTCCGGCAGGTGATGTACGGCACCTACGACGCCCGGCTGGGCATCTCCATCGCCGCGGTGCTCGCCGTCATCGCCGGCTCCCTGGCGATCACCGCGGTGGCCGCCGCCCGGGACCGCACCTGGACCATGTCCCGGCTGCACCCCCCGATCGACGTCTGA
- a CDS encoding DUF2613 domain-containing protein, with product MPHENQSEPRRSLGPALASAVVGALLGGALILTAANAAYQTELPEAAAVSQDKALLGGPEYGER from the coding sequence ATGCCCCACGAGAACCAGTCGGAGCCCCGCCGGAGCCTGGGCCCCGCCCTGGCCAGCGCCGTCGTCGGCGCCCTCCTCGGAGGTGCGCTGATCCTCACCGCCGCGAACGCCGCCTACCAGACCGAGCTGCCCGAGGCCGCCGCGGTCTCCCAGGACAAGGCGCTGCTCGGCGGCCCGGAGTACGGCGAGCGCTGA
- a CDS encoding ATP-binding cassette domain-containing protein codes for MPEHPADEAPRHTADAAEAPAGNPHLAAEPGRRRRRAPGPLTRLTGLGRRRGGDRDATGLMDGTHDEYAVLARGLGVTAAEGRVYGPIDVAVPATGVTVLSGRGGSGRTALALTIAGRMRPTEGRLMVLGETGRAAIRRRVAIAGVDQIDLLDRDLRVGRVLTEHRYWSQPVWRWARSVDEDYLADLAGELYGSRTLPPLDAYVSQLPGLDRHLLRIAMALNPAHGGEIGLLIVDDLEQVHELDERIILLTRLVELSHRIPVVINAVNPLPHALVPPQRQVRLDTDASHITPFDWGIGDAELDEMVKEYAE; via the coding sequence ATGCCCGAGCACCCCGCCGACGAGGCGCCCCGCCACACCGCCGACGCCGCCGAGGCCCCGGCCGGCAACCCGCATCTGGCGGCCGAACCGGGGCGGCGGCGCCGCCGCGCCCCGGGGCCGCTGACCCGGCTGACCGGGCTGGGCCGCCGCCGCGGCGGCGACCGGGACGCGACCGGGCTGATGGACGGCACCCACGACGAGTACGCGGTGCTCGCCCGCGGCCTGGGCGTCACCGCCGCCGAGGGCCGGGTCTACGGGCCCATCGACGTCGCCGTGCCCGCCACCGGGGTGACCGTGCTCTCCGGGCGCGGCGGCTCCGGGCGCACCGCCCTGGCGCTGACCATCGCCGGCCGGATGCGGCCCACCGAGGGCCGGCTGATGGTGCTCGGCGAGACCGGCCGGGCCGCGATCCGGCGCCGGGTGGCCATCGCCGGGGTGGACCAGATCGACCTGCTGGACCGGGACCTCCGGGTCGGCCGGGTGCTCACCGAGCACCGCTACTGGTCGCAGCCGGTGTGGCGCTGGGCGCGCAGCGTCGACGAGGACTACCTCGCCGACCTCGCCGGGGAGCTCTACGGTTCCCGGACGCTGCCCCCGCTGGACGCCTACGTCTCCCAGCTGCCCGGGCTGGACCGGCATCTGCTGCGGATCGCGATGGCGCTCAACCCCGCCCACGGCGGGGAGATCGGCCTGCTCATCGTCGACGACCTGGAGCAGGTGCACGAGCTCGACGAGCGGATCATCCTGCTCACCCGGCTGGTCGAGCTCTCCCACCGGATCCCGGTGGTGATCAACGCGGTCAACCCGCTGCCGCACGCCCTGGTGCCGCCGCAGCGGCAGGTCCGCCTGGACACCGACGCCTCGCACATCACCCCCTTCGACTGGGGCATCGGGGACGCCGAACTCGACGAGATGGTCAAGGAGTACGCCGAATGA
- the dcd gene encoding dCTP deaminase, with protein MLLSDRDIRAALAAEGAERLGIDPLDPSMVQPSSVDVRLDRFFRVFNNSRYTHIDPAQPQEELTSAHEVPEGEAFVLHPGEFVLAATLERFDIPAHLAGRLEGKSSLGRLGLLTHSTAGFIDPGFSGHITLELSNVANLPIVLWPGMKVGQLALFRLSSPAETLYGSGALGSKYQGQRGPTPSKAYLNFRN; from the coding sequence GTGCTGCTCTCCGATCGCGACATCCGCGCCGCCCTGGCCGCCGAGGGCGCCGAGCGCCTCGGCATCGACCCCCTGGACCCCTCGATGGTCCAGCCCTCCTCCGTCGACGTGCGCCTGGACCGGTTCTTCCGGGTGTTCAACAACTCCCGGTACACCCACATCGACCCCGCCCAGCCCCAGGAGGAGCTCACCAGCGCCCACGAGGTGCCCGAGGGCGAGGCCTTCGTGCTGCACCCCGGGGAGTTCGTGCTGGCCGCCACCCTGGAGCGCTTCGACATCCCCGCGCATCTCGCCGGCCGCCTGGAGGGCAAGTCCTCCCTGGGCCGGCTGGGCCTGCTCACCCACTCCACCGCCGGGTTCATCGACCCCGGCTTCAGCGGGCACATCACCCTGGAGCTGTCCAACGTCGCCAATCTGCCGATCGTGCTGTGGCCGGGGATGAAGGTCGGCCAGCTGGCGCTGTTCCGGCTGAGCTCCCCGGCGGAGACCCTCTACGGCTCCGGGGCGCTGGGCTCGAAGTACCAGGGCCAGCGCGGGCCCACCCCCTCGAAGGCGTACCTGAACTTCCGGAACTAG
- a CDS encoding ATP-binding cassette domain-containing protein, whose product MDATPRHAAPEAFDDRPDPGAPDAPAAHDAPEDPEGAAPAVTGRALAMTGEEGPVYGPVDVDVPGTGLTILTGRGGSGRTALALTLAGRMRPDSGELTVLGETGTRAIRRRVAIAGVEQVDLLDRDVRVRHVLAEHRAWTSRWWRRVPAPDEDYLAELAGETFGPRSLPPLDAYVSQLTGADRHLLRIALALHPADGAEIGLLVVDDLEQIHEPGQRLALLSRLLGIAERIPVAVTSAVAPPEEILPAIHVADLEITARHLDPAETGVDRRLLARLKEIRR is encoded by the coding sequence ATGGACGCCACGCCCCGGCATGCCGCACCCGAGGCCTTCGACGACCGGCCCGACCCCGGCGCCCCCGACGCCCCCGCGGCGCATGACGCCCCGGAGGACCCGGAGGGCGCCGCGCCGGCGGTGACCGGCCGCGCCCTGGCCATGACCGGGGAGGAGGGCCCGGTCTACGGGCCGGTGGACGTCGACGTCCCCGGCACCGGGCTGACCATCCTCACCGGCCGGGGCGGCTCCGGGCGCACCGCCCTGGCGCTGACCCTCGCCGGGCGGATGCGCCCCGACTCCGGGGAGCTCACCGTGCTCGGCGAAACCGGCACCCGGGCGATCCGGCGCCGGGTGGCGATCGCCGGGGTGGAGCAGGTGGACCTGCTCGACCGGGACGTGCGGGTGCGCCATGTGCTCGCCGAGCACCGGGCGTGGACCTCCCGCTGGTGGCGGCGGGTGCCGGCCCCGGACGAGGACTACCTGGCGGAGCTGGCCGGGGAGACCTTCGGGCCGCGCTCGCTGCCCCCGCTGGACGCCTACGTCTCCCAGCTCACCGGCGCGGACCGGCATCTGCTGCGCATCGCGCTGGCCCTGCACCCCGCCGACGGGGCGGAGATCGGGCTGCTCGTGGTCGACGACCTGGAGCAGATCCACGAACCCGGGCAGCGCCTGGCGCTGCTCAGCCGGCTGCTCGGCATCGCCGAGCGGATCCCGGTGGCGGTGACCTCCGCGGTCGCCCCGCCGGAGGAGATCCTGCCGGCCATCCACGTCGCCGACCTGGAGATCACCGCCCGCCACCTCGACCCCGCGGAAACCGGCGTGGACCGCCGGCTGCTCGCCCGCCTGAAGGAGATCCGCCGATGA
- a CDS encoding universal stress protein, which yields MGPRIIIAYDGSAHADRAVDHAAACLDPAAAHVVTVWEPLHHRGPGGADPARERAAATCAAGVARARQRGLAAEALPVESASAVWVALVEAAEATGADLIVCGTRGHGGLRGILTASTAEAVLRESGLPVLVVPPPA from the coding sequence ATGGGCCCGAGAATCATCATCGCCTACGACGGCTCCGCGCACGCCGACCGCGCCGTGGACCATGCCGCGGCCTGCCTGGACCCGGCCGCGGCGCATGTGGTCACCGTCTGGGAGCCGCTGCACCACCGAGGCCCCGGCGGGGCGGACCCGGCCCGGGAGCGCGCCGCGGCCACCTGCGCCGCCGGGGTGGCCCGGGCCCGGCAGCGGGGCCTGGCCGCCGAGGCGCTGCCGGTGGAGTCCGCCTCCGCGGTATGGGTCGCCCTGGTCGAGGCCGCGGAGGCCACCGGCGCGGACCTCATCGTCTGCGGCACCCGCGGCCACGGCGGGCTGCGCGGCATCCTCACCGCCTCCACCGCGGAGGCGGTGCTGCGCGAATCGGGGCTGCCGGTGCTGGTGGTGCCCCCGCCGGCCTAG
- a CDS encoding alpha-(1->3)-arabinofuranosyltransferase domain-containing protein encodes MTDATPAGARAAAPEPTIRVLPRRGLLGWWALLCALALLQSPGRVVADTKHDLTENPLGLLARSLTMWSETLPLGQLQNQAYGYLFPQGAFFAAADLLSGGHAPMALVQSAWWALTLCLAFTGFLRLAEAAGIGGAHPAPRILAAALYALSPRMLTTLAAISSEAWPVALAPWIALPLLRVVGAARPVGRAAAARAVGLSALALLGTGAVNAVGTAAACVPAGLILLAPALFGPARRRAWAMLGGWLAACAAVSLWWLGPLLLLGRYSPPFTDYIESSGVTTRWLNLAETLRGTTSWAPFVSVERVGGNALVAEPILILATTAVAAAGLAGLASASMPRRRLWWAMALLGLVAMSAWTTPFGPLADPARELLDGPAAALRNLHKLDPVLRIPLLLGLAHLAGRLPWTTATWLRPERHRRAAAAMLLTLAATGATAPAWSGRLAPGQPFAEVPGHWAAAADWLAAHAAGSRTLVEPAMPFADQRWGFTRDEPLQPLARTPWAVRDAVPLTPPEAIRGLDGVRDALTAGGSATLAATLRAQGVGHVLVRHDGRASTRSGDLRALERTLAASPGIEPVADFAGAEGPAGVAGAGRPGRGAATGGIVIWAVADPGADLLSPRIVDADQVPLVSGGPEALPRLDEVDGDAPVRILAGDGAGTITDTPARRGRNYGEVVGAVTGILAPGEDTGVANLVPDYPVAGIPLTVTGVGGGAVRASSSADQPYNFGGAQPQHSVSALVDGDPRTWWEPARGTGQAEWVELALPAGAAPASVELTAARVPVRVQVRAGGASTSTALTPGEPTRVQLPGGAGPAGAPVVRITATGAPLGFALAEARVRDAAGADITPVRMPVVPDSSERARRWVLGQEIDETVLRRAITLPGERTLRVDSAACRAGLDDSWTRVDGEPAACGAELELAAGMHRVSSAARWVALTDAGFHAPAAAAQGVRPAPPGTELAAAGGARILWRPVSVNAGSRARVGGVVLDPITVNGWQQGWVVPAGVSGTLELDFAPQAAWRGWILGGGALAAALALVAAGLARRVPGPGNPPAAGAGLAAGPPPAATAALGAISATLLAGWPGLALTAAIGAAAAALTRYSPRRPTPAGLGAASAALLAVVGVAAAHRPWPAEGYLAGTWWLQLAALAALALVGVAQCLPRARRAGSSTSA; translated from the coding sequence ATGACCGACGCCACGCCCGCCGGGGCGCGGGCGGCGGCACCGGAGCCCACCATCCGGGTGCTCCCCCGACGGGGCCTGCTCGGCTGGTGGGCCCTGCTGTGCGCCCTGGCCCTGCTGCAGTCGCCCGGCCGGGTGGTCGCCGACACCAAGCACGACCTCACCGAGAACCCGCTGGGGCTGCTCGCCCGCTCCCTGACCATGTGGTCGGAGACCCTGCCGCTGGGCCAGCTGCAGAACCAGGCCTACGGCTACCTCTTCCCGCAGGGCGCCTTCTTCGCCGCCGCGGATCTGCTCTCCGGCGGGCACGCCCCGATGGCCCTGGTGCAATCCGCCTGGTGGGCGCTCACCCTCTGCCTCGCCTTCACCGGCTTCCTCCGCCTCGCCGAGGCCGCCGGGATCGGCGGCGCCCACCCGGCACCGCGGATCCTCGCCGCCGCGCTCTACGCGCTCTCCCCCAGGATGCTCACCACCCTGGCCGCGATCTCCTCCGAGGCGTGGCCGGTGGCGCTGGCGCCGTGGATCGCGCTGCCGCTGCTGCGGGTCGTCGGCGCGGCCCGGCCGGTGGGCCGGGCGGCCGCCGCCCGGGCGGTGGGCCTGTCCGCCCTCGCCCTGCTCGGCACCGGGGCGGTCAACGCGGTGGGCACCGCCGCGGCCTGCGTGCCCGCCGGGCTGATCCTGCTCGCCCCGGCCCTGTTCGGCCCCGCCCGGCGCCGGGCGTGGGCGATGCTCGGCGGCTGGCTGGCCGCCTGCGCCGCGGTGAGCCTGTGGTGGCTGGGCCCGCTGCTGCTGCTCGGCCGGTACTCCCCGCCCTTCACCGACTACATCGAGTCCTCCGGGGTGACCACCCGGTGGCTGAACCTCGCCGAGACCCTGCGCGGCACCACCTCCTGGGCGCCCTTCGTCTCCGTGGAGCGCGTCGGCGGCAACGCCCTGGTCGCCGAGCCGATCCTCATCCTGGCCACCACGGCGGTGGCCGCCGCGGGCCTGGCCGGACTGGCCTCGGCGAGCATGCCCCGGCGCCGGCTGTGGTGGGCGATGGCCCTGCTCGGCCTGGTCGCCATGTCCGCCTGGACCACCCCCTTCGGCCCCCTGGCCGACCCCGCCCGGGAGCTGCTCGACGGCCCGGCCGCGGCGCTGCGCAACCTGCACAAGCTCGACCCGGTGCTGCGCATCCCGCTGCTGCTGGGCCTGGCGCACCTCGCCGGCCGGCTGCCCTGGACCACGGCGACCTGGCTGCGCCCGGAGCGGCACCGCCGGGCCGCGGCGGCGATGCTGCTCACCCTCGCCGCCACCGGGGCCACCGCCCCGGCCTGGTCCGGCCGGCTCGCCCCCGGGCAGCCCTTCGCGGAGGTGCCCGGGCACTGGGCCGCCGCCGCGGACTGGCTGGCCGCCCACGCCGCCGGGTCGCGCACCCTGGTGGAGCCGGCGATGCCCTTCGCCGACCAGCGCTGGGGCTTCACCCGCGATGAACCGCTGCAGCCGCTGGCGCGCACCCCCTGGGCGGTCCGCGACGCGGTGCCGCTGACCCCGCCGGAGGCGATCCGGGGCCTGGACGGGGTGCGCGACGCCCTCACCGCGGGGGGCTCGGCCACGCTGGCGGCCACCCTGCGCGCCCAGGGGGTGGGCCATGTGCTGGTCCGCCACGACGGCCGGGCCTCCACCCGCAGCGGGGACCTGCGCGCCCTGGAGCGCACCCTGGCCGCCTCCCCCGGCATCGAGCCGGTCGCCGACTTCGCCGGGGCCGAGGGCCCGGCCGGGGTGGCCGGGGCGGGCCGGCCCGGCCGGGGCGCCGCCACCGGGGGGATCGTGATCTGGGCGGTCGCCGACCCCGGGGCGGATCTGCTCTCCCCCCGGATCGTCGACGCCGACCAGGTGCCGCTGGTCTCCGGCGGACCCGAGGCGCTGCCCCGGCTCGACGAGGTCGACGGGGACGCCCCGGTGCGGATCCTCGCCGGGGACGGCGCCGGCACGATCACCGACACCCCCGCCCGGCGCGGCCGCAACTACGGGGAGGTCGTCGGCGCGGTCACCGGGATCCTCGCCCCCGGGGAGGACACCGGGGTGGCGAACCTGGTGCCCGACTACCCCGTCGCCGGGATCCCGCTCACCGTCACCGGGGTCGGCGGCGGCGCGGTGCGGGCCTCCTCCAGCGCGGACCAGCCCTACAACTTCGGCGGCGCCCAACCGCAGCATTCGGTGAGCGCCCTGGTCGACGGGGACCCGCGCACCTGGTGGGAGCCGGCCCGCGGCACCGGCCAGGCCGAGTGGGTGGAGCTGGCGCTGCCGGCGGGTGCGGCCCCGGCCAGCGTGGAGCTCACCGCCGCCCGGGTGCCGGTCCGGGTGCAGGTGCGCGCCGGCGGCGCCTCGACCTCCACCGCGCTCACCCCCGGGGAGCCGACCCGGGTGCAGCTGCCCGGCGGGGCGGGCCCCGCCGGGGCCCCGGTGGTGCGGATCACCGCCACCGGGGCGCCGCTGGGCTTCGCCCTCGCCGAGGCGCGGGTGCGCGACGCCGCCGGGGCGGACATCACCCCGGTGCGGATGCCGGTGGTGCCGGACTCCTCCGAGCGGGCCCGGCGCTGGGTGCTCGGCCAGGAGATCGACGAGACCGTCCTGCGCCGGGCGATCACCCTGCCCGGGGAGCGCACCCTGCGGGTGGATTCGGCGGCCTGCCGCGCCGGGCTGGACGACTCCTGGACCCGGGTGGACGGGGAGCCGGCGGCCTGCGGGGCGGAGCTCGAGCTGGCCGCCGGAATGCACCGGGTGTCCTCCGCGGCGCGCTGGGTGGCGCTCACCGACGCGGGCTTCCACGCCCCGGCGGCGGCCGCCCAGGGGGTGCGCCCGGCCCCGCCGGGGACGGAGCTGGCCGCCGCGGGGGGCGCCCGGATCCTGTGGCGGCCGGTGTCGGTCAACGCCGGCTCCCGGGCCCGGGTCGGCGGGGTCGTCCTGGACCCGATCACCGTCAACGGCTGGCAGCAGGGCTGGGTGGTGCCCGCCGGGGTCTCCGGCACCCTGGAGCTGGACTTCGCCCCGCAGGCCGCCTGGCGGGGCTGGATCCTCGGCGGCGGGGCGCTGGCGGCGGCCCTCGCCCTGGTCGCGGCGGGCCTGGCCCGGCGGGTGCCGGGGCCGGGGAATCCGCCGGCCGCCGGAGCGGGGCTGGCCGCGGGCCCGCCGCCGGCGGCGACCGCGGCGCTCGGGGCGATCTCGGCGACGCTGCTCGCCGGCTGGCCGGGCCTGGCGCTCACCGCCGCCATCGGCGCCGCCGCGGCGGCGCTGACCCGGTACTCGCCGCGCCGGCCCACCCCGGCGGGGCTCGGCGCGGCGAGCGCGGCGCTGCTCGCGGTGGTCGGCGTCGCCGCGGCGCACCGGCCCTGGCCGGCCGAGGGCTACCTGGCCGGCACCTGGTGGCTGCAGCTGGCCGCGCTGGCCGCGCTGGCGCTGGTCGGGGTCGCCCAGTGCCTGCCCAGGGCGCGCCGGGCGGGCTCCTCCACCAGCGCGTAG
- a CDS encoding YhgE/Pip domain-containing protein, with translation MIALLHTGTELRRFGRLRMTKVAIAAICIMPILYSTLYLWSYWNPFGNLANLPVALVNSDRGAEVDGERLDAGAEVAAGLREDGSLRWAEVDHAAAMRGVHDGTYYFAVELPGDFSEAVASPMSDNPRQATLNAVYNDANGYLSTIIGENAMREVLNAVDSRIGAEAVDKLLVGMVDAGMGLSRAAEGAGELDEGLGKLHEGSGELVDGLTQAKDGTGRLAAGTGELRSGVGELADGTSRLVEGTGELTAGTGQLAAAVNSRAEGIAALQSGADRLREGTAELGAGAARIDSGVGELKSTVDSAAAAQSMGTAEIRRIAAGLRLLPDPASRRAAADLDAAADRLDALGVGPASPLVAGVDALAAGTGELSRQLNDPAAEYRGGIEALAAGTDQLGELVDGVNRLDEGANRLAAGAAELDAGVGRLSAGAAELDEGATQLDDGATRLLDGGRRLDAGLGTAREGAHELATGLAEGAEQVPSWSEDERRRVSTVMGGPVDVSSTNDAGDNSFGGGLAPFFFTLALYIGGIIAFLLLRPLHRRAVSAGVPPLRAAIDGLVPAAVIGIAQTLVIFGTTMLVTPLRPATVAGLALFGIVVSVMFMAINQMFNVALGAGPGKVAAMAFLMIQVVSSGGLYPVETQPTALQWLHPLMPMTYAVQGLRQVLYGDYDPRMAGAVVACLAVTAGAVALTALAARRDRVWTMQRLHPPIAM, from the coding sequence ATGATCGCGCTGCTGCACACCGGAACCGAGCTGCGTCGCTTCGGGAGGCTGCGGATGACCAAGGTGGCCATCGCGGCCATCTGCATCATGCCGATCCTGTACTCGACGCTGTACCTGTGGTCCTACTGGAACCCCTTCGGCAACCTGGCCAACCTGCCGGTGGCGCTGGTCAACTCCGACCGCGGCGCCGAGGTCGACGGCGAGCGGCTGGACGCGGGCGCGGAGGTCGCCGCGGGCCTGCGCGAGGACGGCTCGCTGCGCTGGGCGGAGGTGGATCACGCCGCGGCGATGCGCGGGGTGCACGACGGCACCTACTACTTCGCGGTGGAGCTGCCCGGGGACTTCTCCGAGGCGGTGGCCTCGCCGATGTCGGACAACCCCCGGCAGGCCACGCTCAACGCCGTGTACAACGACGCCAACGGCTACCTGTCCACGATCATCGGCGAGAACGCGATGCGCGAGGTGCTCAACGCGGTGGACTCCCGGATCGGCGCCGAGGCGGTGGACAAGCTGCTGGTCGGCATGGTGGACGCCGGGATGGGGCTGTCCCGGGCCGCCGAGGGCGCCGGGGAGCTCGACGAGGGCCTGGGGAAGCTGCACGAGGGCTCCGGGGAGCTGGTCGACGGGCTCACCCAGGCCAAGGACGGCACCGGCCGGCTGGCCGCCGGCACCGGGGAGCTGCGCTCCGGGGTGGGCGAGCTCGCCGACGGCACCTCCCGGCTGGTGGAGGGCACCGGGGAGCTCACCGCCGGCACCGGGCAACTCGCCGCGGCGGTGAACTCGAGGGCCGAGGGCATCGCGGCCCTGCAGTCGGGGGCGGATCGGCTCCGCGAGGGCACCGCGGAACTCGGCGCCGGGGCGGCGAGAATCGACTCCGGGGTGGGCGAGCTGAAGTCCACGGTGGATTCCGCGGCGGCGGCGCAGTCCATGGGCACCGCCGAGATCCGCCGGATCGCCGCCGGCCTGCGGCTGCTTCCGGATCCGGCCTCCCGGCGGGCGGCGGCGGATCTGGACGCCGCCGCGGATCGGCTCGACGCCCTCGGCGTGGGCCCGGCCTCGCCGCTGGTGGCCGGGGTGGACGCGCTGGCCGCGGGCACCGGGGAGCTCTCCCGGCAGCTCAACGACCCGGCCGCGGAGTACCGCGGCGGGATCGAGGCGCTGGCCGCCGGCACCGATCAGCTCGGCGAGCTGGTCGACGGGGTGAACCGGCTCGACGAGGGCGCGAACCGGCTGGCCGCCGGGGCGGCGGAGCTGGACGCCGGGGTGGGCCGGCTCTCCGCCGGGGCCGCGGAGCTGGACGAGGGGGCCACCCAGCTCGATGACGGGGCCACCCGGCTGCTCGACGGGGGCCGCCGGCTGGACGCGGGCCTGGGCACCGCGCGCGAGGGCGCCCATGAGCTGGCCACCGGCCTGGCCGAGGGCGCCGAGCAGGTGCCCTCCTGGTCCGAGGACGAGCGCCGCCGGGTGTCCACGGTGATGGGCGGGCCGGTGGACGTGTCCTCCACCAACGACGCCGGGGACAACTCCTTCGGCGGCGGGCTGGCGCCGTTCTTCTTCACCCTGGCGCTCTACATCGGCGGGATCATCGCCTTCCTGCTGCTGCGCCCGCTGCACCGGCGGGCGGTCAGCGCCGGGGTGCCGCCGCTGCGCGCGGCGATCGACGGGCTGGTCCCGGCGGCGGTGATCGGGATCGCGCAGACCCTGGTCATCTTCGGCACCACGATGCTGGTCACCCCGCTGCGGCCGGCGACGGTGGCGGGCCTGGCGCTGTTCGGGATCGTGGTCTCGGTGATGTTCATGGCGATCAACCAGATGTTCAACGTGGCGCTCGGCGCCGGGCCGGGCAAGGTCGCGGCGATGGCCTTCCTCATGATCCAGGTGGTCTCCTCCGGGGGCCTGTACCCGGTGGAGACCCAGCCGACGGCGCTGCAGTGGCTGCATCCGCTGATGCCGATGACCTACGCGGTGCAGGGTCTGCGTCAGGTGCTCTACGGCGACTACGACCCGCGGATGGCCGGGGCGGTGGTGGCCTGCCTGGCGGTGACCGCCGGGGCGGTGGCGCTCACCGCGCTGGCCGCCCGCCGGGATCGGGTGTGGACGATGCAACGCCTGCATCCCCCGATCGCGATGTAG